The Engraulis encrasicolus isolate BLACKSEA-1 chromosome 4, IST_EnEncr_1.0, whole genome shotgun sequence genome includes a window with the following:
- the tph1a gene encoding tryptophan 5-hydroxylase 1a produces the protein MYSNKSELPRRGRSFDSINIGLSFEEKQLNNEMNKAAFPKIDENKDNKTDNKTASTEKGRAAIVFSLKNEVGGLVKALKLFQENHVNLVHIESRKSRRRNSEFDIFVDCDSNHEQLNEIIQLLRKHVNVVDMDNSTLIEEDVDMENVPWFPKKISDLDLCANRVLMYGSDLDADHPGFKDNVYRKRRKYFADLAMSYKHGDPIPRIEFTDEEVRTWSVVFRELNKLYPTHACREYLKNLPLLTKHCQYREDNIPQLEDVSRFLRERTGFTIRPVAGYLSPRDFLAGLAFRVFHCTQYVRHSSDPLYTPEPDTCHELMGHVPLLAEPSFAQFSQELGLASLGASDDSVQKLATCYFFTVEFGLCKQEGKLRAYGAGLLSSISELQHALSGNARIMPFDPITTSKQECLITTFQEVYFASDSFEEAKVKMREFAKTIKRPFTVRYNPYTQSVDVLKDTLSINSVVEELRHELDIVGDALSRLNKKLGV, from the exons ATGTACTCGAACAAAAGTGAGCTGCCACGCAGAGGGCGATCTTTTGACTCCATCAACATTGGCTTGTCTTTTGAGGAGAAGCAACTGAACAATGAG ATGAACAAGGCAGCTTTCCCAAAGATCGATGAGAACAAAGACAACAAAACGGATAACAAGACTGCGTCGACAGAGAAAGGACGTGCAGCTATAGTTTTCTCCCTGAAGAATGAAGTTGGAGGCCTGGTAAAGGCACTGAAACTTTTTCAG GAAAACCACGTGAACCTCGTGCACATAGAATCCCGAAAGTCAAGGAGGCGGAACTCTGAGTTCGACATCTTCGTCGACTGCGACAGCAACCACGAGCAGCTTAATGAGATCATTCAGTTACTTAGAAAGCACGTGAACGTTGTGGACATGGATAACTCCACCTTGATCGAAGAAG ATGTGGATATGGAGAATGTTCCGTGGTTTCCAAAGAAGATCTCTGACTTGGACCTGTGTGCTAACCGTGTGCTGATGTATGGCTCTGACTTGGACGCAGACCACCCG GGCTTCAAAGATAATGTATACAGGAAGAGAAGAAAGTATTTCGCAGATTTGGCCATGAGCTACAAACA CGGGGATCCCATCCCTCGTATCGAGTTCACAGACGAAGAAGTGCGGACGTGGAGTGTTGTGTTTCGGGAGCTAAATAAACTGTACCCTACCCATGCCTGCCGCGAATATCTGAAGAACCTGCCGCTGCTCACCAAGCACTGCCAGTACAGAGAGGACAACATCCCTCAGCTGGAGGATGTGTCGCGCTTCCTCAGAG AGCGCACTGGCTTCACCATCAGGCCTGTGGCAGGCTACCTCTCCCCAAGGGACTTCCTGGCAGGGCTGGCCTTCCGGGTGTTTCACTGTACGCAGTACGTCAGGCACAGCTCGGACCCGCTGTACACTCCAGAGCC GGACACGTGTCATGAGCTGATGGGCCACGTGCCCCTGCTGGCTGAGCCCAGCTTCGCCCAGTTCTCCCAGGAACTCGGACTGGCCTCGCTAGGAGCCTCCGACGACTCTGTGCAGAAACTTGCCACC TGCTATTTCTTCACAGTGGAGTTCGGTCTGTGCAAGCAGGAGGGAAAGCTGAGAGCCTATGGAGCCGGTTTACTGTCCTCCATCAGCGAGCTTCAG caCGCCCTCTCAGGCAACGCACGGATAATGCCCTTTGACCCCATCACCACGTCCAAACAGGAGTGTCTGATCACCACCTTCCAGGAAGTATACTTTGCATCAGACAGCTTCGAGGAAGCCAAGGTTAAAATGAG GGAGTTTGCGAAGACCATCAAGCGTCCGTTCACGGTGCGCTACAACCCCTACACACAGAGCGTGGACGTGCTGAAGGACACCCTTAGCATCAACAGCGTGGTGGAGGAGCTCAGACACGAGCTGGACATAGTGGGCGACGCCCTCAGCCGACTCAACAAGAAGCTGGGAGTGTGA